The proteins below come from a single Papaver somniferum cultivar HN1 chromosome 11, ASM357369v1, whole genome shotgun sequence genomic window:
- the LOC113323709 gene encoding protein ABHD18-like, translating to MVSVNLGMLHHVIDHIYGAFVHRTKLTTPFFSRGWGGNQLVQLEAMINQLFPDAVAQNWPPKLIQPMWRTIWETKNACLREGVFRTPCDQQLIDALPPESHNARVAFLMPKSVPPHQMSCVVHLAGTGDHTFHRRLRLGGPLLKENIATMVLESPYYGQRRPILQRGAKLFCVSDLLMLGRVTIEEARSLLYWLEAVEGFGKTGVCGLSMGGVHAAMVGSLHPTPVATFPFLSPHSAVVAFCEGILKHATAWDALREDLAVQQAAMTLEEVRERLRTVLSLTDVTRFPIPKNPEATIFVGATDDGYIPNYSVLELQKAWPGSEVRWVTGGHVSSFIFHNNAFRKAIVDGLNRLPTKEFFTL from the exons aTGGTTAGTGTGAATCTGGGTATGCTTCACCATGTAATAGATCATATATATGGTGCATTTGTTCATAGAACAAAATTGACAACACCATTTTTTTCAAGAGGATGGGGTGGTAATCAACTTGTTCAACTTGAAGCCATGATCAATCAACTTTTCCCGGATGCTGTTGCTCAAAATTGGCCACCTAAACTAATTCAACCAATGTGGAGAACTATTTGGGAGACAAAGAATGCTTGTCTCAGAGAAGGTGTTTTTAGAACTCCTTGTGATCAACAGTTGATTGATGCATTGCCTCCAGAGAGTCACAATGCTAGGGTAGCTTTTCTTATGCCAAAATCAGTTCCGCCACATCAGATGTCTTGTGTAGTTCATCTTGCAG GCACGGGTGACCATACTTTTCATCGAAGGTTGCGTCTTGGTGGCCCATTGTTGAAGGAGAACATAGCAACCATGGTACTTGAGAG CCCTTACTATGGGCAAAGACGTCCTATTCTGCAGCGTGGGGCAAAGCTTTTCTGTGTAAGTGACTTGCTTATGTTGGGAAGGGTCACCATTGAAGAAGCTCGCAGCCTGCTGTACTGGTTAGAAGCTGTAGAAGGGTTTGGAAAGACTGGTGTATGTGGACTTAGCATGG GGGGGGTACATGCTGCAATGGTAGGATCTCTGCACCCTACACCAGTTGCCACATTTCCATTTCTCTCTCCACACTCTGCAGTGGTTGCCTTCTGTGAGGGGATATTAAAGCATGCAACTGCTTGGGACGCTCTAAGGGAAGATTTAGCAGTGCAGCAAGCTGCAATGACCCTTGAAGAAGTAAGAGAACGGCTGCGAACTGTATTGTCACTTACTGATGTGACACGATTTCCGATACCCAAAAATCCTGAAGCCACTATATTTGTGGGCGCCACT GATGACGGCTACATTCCAAACTATTCAGTATTAGAGCTTCAGAAGGCTTGGCCAGGTTCAGAAGTGAGATGGGTTACAGGTGGGCACGTATCATCTTTCATCTTTCACAACAACGCATTTAGGAAAGCAATCGTGGATGGGCTCAATAGGTTACCAACGAAAGAATTTTTCACGTTGTGA